The following are encoded in a window of Arcobacter sp. F2176 genomic DNA:
- a CDS encoding cache domain-containing protein: protein MIKAKSLYHLILYSIIFIIILISFFTFIIIENAFDDFQEKIEIIKTDYANKQKYKMKNEIENVINFIDFYDKKYKNAKSQKELQKDILEAIENMRDKNKKDNYLFIYNYSGTAIYNPASKQLVGKNLLNYTDKTGKKLVKELINVSKDNSGGYVEYLWIKHKDKKEVKKISFALSYEPWNWTVGTGVYLTDLDKIVAQKQFEYDEKISNYTLQILSLTIMLVLYSIFIYKNATILIVNDVKAIGKYFKDSQNNDNPINQNKIIFGEFKIIANYAYDAMHSIKGKNNMLSDLNTHLETTVTKQTKQLTQLIEKQKKFIKNSVHEINTPLSIIQTNLDLYKMSNPTNKYIRNIESGAKTIQYIFDDLSFMIKKDRVNYEKEFFNFSEYLKNRLDFFDDICTSNSLFFVTNIQDPIFINFNKTLLQRILDNNISNAIKYSFKDSPIYIKLLKDDLGIIFEVKTISKRIENTEKIFNDFYRENDARGGFGLGLRIVKEICDKNKVIINLDSTNENTKFTYRFTTNENTTS, encoded by the coding sequence ATGATTAAAGCAAAATCTCTTTATCACTTAATTCTTTACAGTATTATTTTTATAATTATTCTAATATCTTTTTTTACTTTTATAATAATAGAAAATGCATTTGATGACTTTCAAGAAAAAATAGAAATAATAAAAACTGATTATGCAAATAAACAAAAATATAAAATGAAAAATGAAATAGAAAATGTAATTAATTTTATAGACTTTTACGACAAAAAATATAAAAATGCAAAATCTCAAAAAGAACTTCAAAAAGATATTTTAGAAGCAATTGAAAATATGAGAGATAAAAATAAAAAAGACAATTACTTATTTATTTATAATTATTCTGGAACAGCAATTTACAATCCTGCATCAAAACAATTAGTTGGAAAAAACCTTCTTAATTATACTGATAAAACAGGCAAAAAATTAGTTAAAGAACTTATCAATGTTTCAAAAGATAATTCAGGAGGATATGTTGAATATTTATGGATTAAACATAAAGACAAAAAGGAAGTAAAAAAGATTTCGTTTGCCTTGTCTTATGAACCATGGAACTGGACAGTAGGAACTGGTGTATATTTAACTGACTTGGATAAAATAGTTGCTCAGAAGCAATTTGAATACGATGAAAAAATTTCAAACTATACCCTTCAAATATTGTCTTTAACAATAATGTTAGTTTTATATTCTATTTTTATATATAAAAATGCAACTATTCTTATAGTAAATGATGTTAAAGCTATTGGAAAATACTTTAAAGATTCTCAAAATAATGATAATCCTATAAATCAAAATAAAATCATTTTTGGTGAGTTTAAAATTATTGCTAACTATGCCTATGATGCAATGCATAGTATTAAAGGCAAAAACAATATGTTAAGTGATTTAAATACTCACTTAGAAACAACTGTTACAAAACAAACAAAGCAACTAACTCAATTAATTGAAAAACAGAAAAAGTTTATTAAAAACTCTGTTCATGAAATAAATACACCTTTATCTATTATTCAAACAAATCTTGATTTATATAAAATGAGTAATCCAACTAACAAATACATAAGAAACATAGAAAGTGGAGCAAAAACTATCCAATATATTTTTGATGATTTGTCTTTTATGATAAAAAAAGATAGGGTAAACTATGAAAAAGAATTTTTTAATTTTTCAGAATACTTAAAAAATAGATTAGACTTCTTTGATGATATTTGTACTTCAAATTCACTATTTTTTGTCACAAATATTCAAGATCCTATTTTTATAAATTTTAATAAAACACTATTACAAAGAATACTAGATAATAATATTTCCAATGCAATAAAATACTCTTTTAAAGACTCCCCTATTTATATTAAATTGCTAAAAGATGACTTAGGAATAATTTTTGAAGTTAAAACAATTTCAAAAAGAATAGAAAATACTGAAAAAATATTTAATGATTTCTATAGGGAAAATGATGCTAGAGGTGGCTTTGGATTGGGTCTTAGAATCGTAAAAGAAATTTGTGATAAGAATAAGGTTATAATTAACTTAGATTCAACAAATGAGAATACAAAATTTACATATAGGTTTACAACAAATGAAAATACTACTTCTTGA
- a CDS encoding response regulator transcription factor, whose amino-acid sequence MKILLLEDEMMLNNAISEYLSNIGHRVTSFTDGQDVLDNVDTSYDLLILDVNVPTINGFDILDTLNKKNTFVPTIFITALIDIEDITKAYKLGCREYIKKPFHLEELGIKINQILKKDKQTTSHIKFSENYSYSKTDKILYFNNEAQNLTKKQLEIIHILALNINMIVDFERFRVDVWDAEDIDNPTIRAEISRLKKALKEDFIKNIRGLGYKVERYYSS is encoded by the coding sequence ATGAAAATACTACTTCTTGAAGATGAAATGATGTTAAACAATGCCATAAGTGAATACTTATCTAATATTGGACATAGAGTCACTAGTTTTACTGATGGTCAAGATGTTTTAGACAATGTAGATACATCTTATGATTTATTGATATTAGATGTAAATGTCCCTACTATAAATGGTTTTGATATTTTAGATACATTAAATAAAAAAAATACATTTGTACCTACAATATTCATTACTGCACTTATAGATATAGAAGACATAACAAAAGCATACAAACTTGGGTGTAGAGAGTATATAAAAAAACCTTTTCACTTAGAGGAGCTTGGTATTAAAATTAATCAAATTTTGAAAAAAGACAAACAAACTACTTCTCATATAAAATTTTCTGAAAACTATTCATATTCAAAAACTGATAAAATTTTATATTTTAATAATGAAGCTCAAAATTTAACTAAAAAACAATTAGAAATAATCCATATACTTGCACTTAATATAAATATGATTGTAGATTTTGAAAGATTTAGAGTTGATGTTTGGGATGCAGAAGATATAGATAATCCTACAATTAGAGCAGAAATTTCAAGATTAAAAAAAGCACTAAAAGAAGACTTTATTAAAAATATTAGAGGACTTGGATATAAAGTAGAAAGATACTATTCATCATAA
- a CDS encoding sodium:solute symporter family protein, with amino-acid sequence MELQSLIYLFVGISFAIYIGIALWAKAGSTKDFYVAGGGVHPVANGMATAADWMSAASFISLAGIISFKGSDGSAYLMGWTGGYVLLAMLLAPYLRKFGKFTVPDFVGDRYYSDTARLVAVIGVIFVSFTYVAGQMRGVGIVFSRFLQVDVNTGVLIGMGIVFFYSVLGGMKGITYTQVAQYVVMIFAYMIPAIFLSLQVTDTFLPQLGIFNTTTFAFDDGVRVIPEGTYLLHALDTAVTDLGFKAYTESGNLKNVFMLTTALMLGTAGLPHVIVRFFTVPTVKDARVSAGWALVFIAIMYTTISSVAAFSRVNLIKNVQNVEYKAFVNGEIEGNNGKWFKTWEHGGLLAWTDRNGDGKIQYAPDAAFKGKPAFDGTKTGEYGERITTNAVPAANSGKIENELYVDRDIMVLANPEIANLPNWVIAFIAAGGLAAALSTAAGLLLVIASAISHDLMGQVIFKDKDTGKSTLNEKTELMWARISAVVAICIAGYLGIHPPGFVAQVVAFAFGLAAAAFFPTIILGVFDKRMNKEGAIAGILTGLIFTFGYIVYFVFLGGDKANYFLGIDPTGIGTIGTILHLIVAMIVSRMTPPPPQEIQDLVERIRIPSGAGDAVDH; translated from the coding sequence ATGGAATTACAATCATTAATTTATCTATTCGTAGGTATCTCATTCGCAATTTATATTGGTATTGCTCTTTGGGCAAAAGCTGGTTCTACTAAGGATTTCTATGTAGCTGGTGGGGGGGTTCACCCAGTTGCAAATGGTATGGCAACAGCAGCAGATTGGATGTCAGCGGCATCTTTTATTTCGCTTGCAGGTATCATATCGTTCAAAGGTTCTGATGGAAGTGCTTACTTAATGGGTTGGACAGGGGGATATGTTCTACTTGCTATGTTACTTGCTCCATATTTAAGAAAATTTGGTAAATTTACTGTTCCTGACTTCGTTGGTGACAGATATTATTCAGATACAGCAAGATTAGTTGCTGTTATTGGTGTTATTTTCGTTTCGTTCACATATGTTGCTGGACAAATGAGAGGTGTTGGTATCGTTTTCTCAAGATTCTTACAAGTTGATGTTAATACTGGGGTGCTTATTGGTATGGGTATTGTATTCTTCTATTCTGTTCTTGGGGGTATGAAAGGTATCACATATACACAAGTTGCTCAATATGTTGTTATGATTTTTGCATATATGATTCCTGCAATTTTCTTATCGTTACAAGTAACTGATACATTTTTACCACAATTAGGTATTTTTAATACTACAACATTTGCATTTGATGATGGTGTTAGAGTTATTCCAGAAGGTACATATTTACTACATGCATTAGACACTGCAGTTACTGACTTAGGCTTTAAAGCATATACTGAATCAGGTAACTTAAAAAATGTATTTATGTTAACTACTGCTCTTATGTTAGGAACAGCTGGTTTACCACACGTTATCGTTAGATTCTTTACAGTACCAACTGTTAAAGATGCTAGAGTATCTGCTGGTTGGGCATTAGTATTTATTGCGATTATGTATACAACGATTTCTTCAGTTGCTGCATTCTCAAGAGTTAACTTAATTAAAAATGTTCAAAATGTTGAATATAAAGCTTTCGTTAATGGTGAGATTGAAGGTAATAATGGTAAATGGTTTAAAACATGGGAACATGGTGGATTATTAGCATGGACAGATAGAAATGGTGATGGTAAAATTCAATATGCTCCGGATGCTGCATTTAAAGGTAAACCTGCATTCGATGGTACTAAAACTGGAGAATATGGGGAAAGAATAACTACAAATGCTGTTCCTGCTGCAAATAGTGGGAAAATAGAAAATGAGTTATATGTTGATAGAGATATCATGGTTCTTGCTAATCCTGAAATTGCTAACTTACCTAATTGGGTAATTGCATTCATTGCTGCTGGGGGTCTTGCTGCTGCATTATCAACTGCTGCTGGTTTATTACTTGTAATTGCTTCTGCAATTTCTCATGACTTAATGGGGCAAGTTATTTTCAAAGATAAAGATACTGGTAAATCAACATTAAATGAAAAAACTGAGTTAATGTGGGCTAGAATCTCTGCGGTAGTTGCAATTTGTATTGCTGGTTACTTAGGGATTCACCCTCCAGGATTTGTTGCACAAGTTGTTGCATTTGCATTTGGACTTGCTGCTGCTGCATTCTTCCCTACAATTATTCTTGGGGTATTTGATAAGAGAATGAATAAAGAAGGTGCTATTGCTGGTATTTTAACTGGTCTTATCTTTACTTTTGGATACATTGTTTACTTCGTATTTTTAGGTGGAGATAAAGCAAATTATTTCTTAGGAATTGATCCAACTGGTATTGGAACAATAGGAACAATCTTACACTTAATTGTTGCAATGATTGTATCAAGAATGACTCCTCCACCACCACAAGAGATTCAAGATCTTGTTGAAAGAATTAGAATTCCTTCAGGTGCGGGTGACGCTGTAGATCACTAA
- a CDS encoding DUF4212 domain-containing protein, producing the protein MSPEKAQAYWKENISTIFKLLIVWFVVSYGCGIIFINELNAIEISGVKLGFWFAQQGAIYVFVVLIFVYVKLMSSIDEKYGVHE; encoded by the coding sequence ATGAGTCCAGAAAAAGCTCAGGCTTATTGGAAAGAGAATATTTCAACAATCTTTAAACTTCTTATAGTTTGGTTTGTTGTTTCTTACGGATGTGGTATTATATTCATTAATGAATTAAATGCTATAGAAATCAGTGGTGTTAAACTTGGATTTTGGTTTGCACAACAAGGTGCAATATATGTGTTTGTTGTTCTTATTTTCGTTTATGTTAAATTAATGAGTAGCATTGACGAAAAATATGGCGTTCACGAATAG
- a CDS encoding CinA family protein, which translates to MFNEIFNEQDMIDMQNLLLKHNKSITCAESCTGGLVASLITKISGSSNIFNGSIVSYSNKIKNQELNVQNKTLEKFGAVSKETVKEMLSGVIKKFDANYAIAISGVAGPNGGTKTKPVGHVIIGIMGDDGYQEIDIFQFFGNREEVQFQAAKSSLFKISKFLQKTLDK; encoded by the coding sequence ATGTTTAATGAGATATTTAATGAACAAGATATGATTGATATGCAAAACTTATTACTTAAACATAATAAGAGTATTACTTGTGCTGAATCTTGTACAGGAGGATTAGTTGCTTCACTTATAACTAAGATATCTGGATCTTCAAATATTTTTAATGGAAGTATAGTTTCATATTCAAATAAAATAAAAAATCAAGAACTAAATGTACAAAATAAAACCTTAGAAAAATTTGGAGCAGTTTCCAAAGAAACAGTTAAGGAAATGTTAAGTGGAGTAATAAAAAAATTTGATGCAAATTATGCAATAGCAATTTCTGGAGTTGCAGGACCTAATGGCGGTACAAAAACTAAGCCTGTAGGTCATGTAATCATCGGAATAATGGGAGATGACGGTTATCAGGAAATAGATATATTTCAATTTTTTGGTAACAGAGAAGAAGTACAATTTCAAGCTGCAAAAAGTTCATTATTTAAAATTTCAAAATTTTTGCAAAAAACCCTTGACAAATAA